The following proteins are encoded in a genomic region of Leucoraja erinacea ecotype New England chromosome 21, Leri_hhj_1, whole genome shotgun sequence:
- the LOC129707285 gene encoding protein NDRG3-like isoform X2 — protein MEELQDVQLTEIKPLLTDGNSARNFQDFDCQEHDIETAHGVLHVTMRGTPKGNRPVILTYHDIGLNHKSCFNTLFNYEDMHEITHYFAVCHVDAPGHQEAAPPFPTGYQYPTMDELAEMLTAVLTHLNIQSVIGIGVGAGAYILTRFALNHQSLVEGLVLINIDPCAKGWMDWAASKLTGWTTNLDDIVLGHHFSSDELENNLELIQTYRLHIAQDINQENLHFFVNSYNSRRDLEIERPIIGVNETTVKTLQCSALLVVGDTSPAVDAVVECNSRLNPTNTTLLKMADCGGLPQVVQPGKLTEAFKYFVQGMGYMPAVTMTRLARARTTSVSSVGSGDIARNQSPAVSQADAIRNRETNQGAARTMEVSC, from the exons GAACATGACATTGAAACCGCGCACGGGGTGCTCCACGTGACCATGCGCGGAACTCCGAAGGGGAACAGACCCGTCATCCTGACCTACCACGACATTGGGCTCAATC ATAAATCTTGCTTCAACACATTGTTTAACTATGAGGACATGCATGAGATCACGCACTACTTTGCCGTGTGCCACGTTGATGCCCCTGGACACCAGGAAGCGGCTCCACCTTTCCCAACAGG GTACCAGTACCCAACCATGGATGAGCTGGCTGAGATGCTGACTGCAGTTCTAACCCACTTAAA CATCCAAAGTGTGATTGGAATTGGAGTTGGGGCTGGGGCCTACATCCTTACCAGATTTGCG CTGAATCACCAAAGTCTCGTTGAGGGACTTGTCCTGATCAACATTGACCCTTGCGCTAAAGGctggatggactgggctgcatcaaaG CTCACGGGATGGACCACCAACTTGGATGACATTGTGCTGGGTCATCACTTCAGCAGC GACGAGCTGGAAAATAACCTGGAGCTGATCCAGACCTATCGACTCCACATCGCCCAGGATATCAACCAGGAAAACCTGCATTTCTTCGTCAATTCATACAACAG TCGCAGAGACCTGGAAATTGAGAGACCAATCATTGGTGTTAATGAAACCACGGTTAAAACGCTGCA GTGCTCTGCCTTGCTGGTTGTTGGTGACACCTCTCCTGCCGTGGACGCTGTG GTCGAGTGTAATTCCAGACTAAACCCAACAAACACGACACTACTGAAG ATGGCAGATTGCGGAGGTCTACCACAGGTTGTCCAG CCTGGCAAGCTGACCGAAGCCTTCAAATACTTTGTGCAGGGAATGGGCTACA TGCCAGCGGTCACCATGACCAGGCTAGCCCGGGCCAGGACCACTTCCGTATCGAGCGTGGGATCCGGCGACATCGCTCGCAACCAGTCTCCTGCCGTCAGCCAAGCCGATGCCATCAGGAACAGAGAAACAAACCAAGGTGCCGCTCGGACCATGGAGGTCTCCTGCTAA
- the LOC129707285 gene encoding protein NDRG3-like isoform X1 has translation MEELQDVQLTEIKPLLTDGNSARNFQDFDCQEHDIETAHGVLHVTMRGTPKGNRPVILTYHDIGLNHKSCFNTLFNYEDMHEITHYFAVCHVDAPGHQEAAPPFPTGYQYPTMDELAEMLTAVLTHLNIQSVIGIGVGAGAYILTRFALNHQSLVEGLVLINIDPCAKGWMDWAASKLTGWTTNLDDIVLGHHFSSDELENNLELIQTYRLHIAQDINQENLHFFVNSYNSRRDLEIERPIIGVNETTVKTLQCSALLVVGDTSPAVDAVVECNSRLNPTNTTLLKMADCGGLPQVVQPGKLTEAFKYFVQGMGYMFRTNLPAVTMTRLARARTTSVSSVGSGDIARNQSPAVSQADAIRNRETNQGAARTMEVSC, from the exons GAACATGACATTGAAACCGCGCACGGGGTGCTCCACGTGACCATGCGCGGAACTCCGAAGGGGAACAGACCCGTCATCCTGACCTACCACGACATTGGGCTCAATC ATAAATCTTGCTTCAACACATTGTTTAACTATGAGGACATGCATGAGATCACGCACTACTTTGCCGTGTGCCACGTTGATGCCCCTGGACACCAGGAAGCGGCTCCACCTTTCCCAACAGG GTACCAGTACCCAACCATGGATGAGCTGGCTGAGATGCTGACTGCAGTTCTAACCCACTTAAA CATCCAAAGTGTGATTGGAATTGGAGTTGGGGCTGGGGCCTACATCCTTACCAGATTTGCG CTGAATCACCAAAGTCTCGTTGAGGGACTTGTCCTGATCAACATTGACCCTTGCGCTAAAGGctggatggactgggctgcatcaaaG CTCACGGGATGGACCACCAACTTGGATGACATTGTGCTGGGTCATCACTTCAGCAGC GACGAGCTGGAAAATAACCTGGAGCTGATCCAGACCTATCGACTCCACATCGCCCAGGATATCAACCAGGAAAACCTGCATTTCTTCGTCAATTCATACAACAG TCGCAGAGACCTGGAAATTGAGAGACCAATCATTGGTGTTAATGAAACCACGGTTAAAACGCTGCA GTGCTCTGCCTTGCTGGTTGTTGGTGACACCTCTCCTGCCGTGGACGCTGTG GTCGAGTGTAATTCCAGACTAAACCCAACAAACACGACACTACTGAAG ATGGCAGATTGCGGAGGTCTACCACAGGTTGTCCAG CCTGGCAAGCTGACCGAAGCCTTCAAATACTTTGTGCAGGGAATGGGCTACA TGTTTCGCACTAATT TGCCAGCGGTCACCATGACCAGGCTAGCCCGGGCCAGGACCACTTCCGTATCGAGCGTGGGATCCGGCGACATCGCTCGCAACCAGTCTCCTGCCGTCAGCCAAGCCGATGCCATCAGGAACAGAGAAACAAACCAAGGTGCCGCTCGGACCATGGAGGTCTCCTGCTAA
- the LOC129707285 gene encoding protein NDRG3-like isoform X5: protein MEELQDVQLTEIKPLLTDGNSARNFQDFDCQEHDIETAHGVLHVTMRGTPKGNRPVILTYHDIGLNHKSCFNTLFNYEDMHEITHYFAVCHVDAPGHQEAAPPFPTGYQYPTMDELAEMLTAVLTHLNIQSVIGIGVGAGAYILTRFALNHQSLVEGLVLINIDPCAKGWMDWAASKLTGWTTNLDDIVLGHHFSSDELENNLELIQTYRLHIAQDINQENLHFFVNSYNSRRDLEIERPIIGVNETTVKTLQCSALLVVGDTSPAVDAVVECNSRLNPTNTTLLKMADCGGLPQVVQPGKLTEAFKYFVQGMGYK, encoded by the exons GAACATGACATTGAAACCGCGCACGGGGTGCTCCACGTGACCATGCGCGGAACTCCGAAGGGGAACAGACCCGTCATCCTGACCTACCACGACATTGGGCTCAATC ATAAATCTTGCTTCAACACATTGTTTAACTATGAGGACATGCATGAGATCACGCACTACTTTGCCGTGTGCCACGTTGATGCCCCTGGACACCAGGAAGCGGCTCCACCTTTCCCAACAGG GTACCAGTACCCAACCATGGATGAGCTGGCTGAGATGCTGACTGCAGTTCTAACCCACTTAAA CATCCAAAGTGTGATTGGAATTGGAGTTGGGGCTGGGGCCTACATCCTTACCAGATTTGCG CTGAATCACCAAAGTCTCGTTGAGGGACTTGTCCTGATCAACATTGACCCTTGCGCTAAAGGctggatggactgggctgcatcaaaG CTCACGGGATGGACCACCAACTTGGATGACATTGTGCTGGGTCATCACTTCAGCAGC GACGAGCTGGAAAATAACCTGGAGCTGATCCAGACCTATCGACTCCACATCGCCCAGGATATCAACCAGGAAAACCTGCATTTCTTCGTCAATTCATACAACAG TCGCAGAGACCTGGAAATTGAGAGACCAATCATTGGTGTTAATGAAACCACGGTTAAAACGCTGCA GTGCTCTGCCTTGCTGGTTGTTGGTGACACCTCTCCTGCCGTGGACGCTGTG GTCGAGTGTAATTCCAGACTAAACCCAACAAACACGACACTACTGAAG ATGGCAGATTGCGGAGGTCTACCACAGGTTGTCCAG CCTGGCAAGCTGACCGAAGCCTTCAAATACTTTGTGCAGGGAATGGGCTACA AGTGA
- the LOC129707285 gene encoding protein NDRG3-like isoform X4: protein MEELQDVQLTEIKPLLTDGNSARNFQDFDCQEHDIETAHGVLHVTMRGTPKGNRPVILTYHDIGLNHKSCFNTLFNYEDMHEITHYFAVCHVDAPGHQEAAPPFPTGYQYPTMDELAEMLTAVLTHLNIQSVIGIGVGAGAYILTRFALNHQSLVEGLVLINIDPCAKGWMDWAASKLTGWTTNLDDIVLGHHFSSDELENNLELIQTYRLHIAQDINQENLHFFVNSYNSRRDLEIERPIIGVNETTVKTLQCSALLVVGDTSPAVDAVVECNSRLNPTNTTLLKMADCGGLPQVVQPGKLTEAFKYFVQGMGYMLQLQRAKW, encoded by the exons GAACATGACATTGAAACCGCGCACGGGGTGCTCCACGTGACCATGCGCGGAACTCCGAAGGGGAACAGACCCGTCATCCTGACCTACCACGACATTGGGCTCAATC ATAAATCTTGCTTCAACACATTGTTTAACTATGAGGACATGCATGAGATCACGCACTACTTTGCCGTGTGCCACGTTGATGCCCCTGGACACCAGGAAGCGGCTCCACCTTTCCCAACAGG GTACCAGTACCCAACCATGGATGAGCTGGCTGAGATGCTGACTGCAGTTCTAACCCACTTAAA CATCCAAAGTGTGATTGGAATTGGAGTTGGGGCTGGGGCCTACATCCTTACCAGATTTGCG CTGAATCACCAAAGTCTCGTTGAGGGACTTGTCCTGATCAACATTGACCCTTGCGCTAAAGGctggatggactgggctgcatcaaaG CTCACGGGATGGACCACCAACTTGGATGACATTGTGCTGGGTCATCACTTCAGCAGC GACGAGCTGGAAAATAACCTGGAGCTGATCCAGACCTATCGACTCCACATCGCCCAGGATATCAACCAGGAAAACCTGCATTTCTTCGTCAATTCATACAACAG TCGCAGAGACCTGGAAATTGAGAGACCAATCATTGGTGTTAATGAAACCACGGTTAAAACGCTGCA GTGCTCTGCCTTGCTGGTTGTTGGTGACACCTCTCCTGCCGTGGACGCTGTG GTCGAGTGTAATTCCAGACTAAACCCAACAAACACGACACTACTGAAG ATGGCAGATTGCGGAGGTCTACCACAGGTTGTCCAG CCTGGCAAGCTGACCGAAGCCTTCAAATACTTTGTGCAGGGAATGGGCTACA TGTTGCAACTCCAGCGGGCGAAGTGGTGA
- the LOC129707285 gene encoding protein NDRG3-like isoform X3, with the protein MEELQDVQLTEIKPLLTDGNSARNFQDFDCQEHDIETAHGVLHVTMRGTPKGNRPVILTYHDIGLNHKSCFNTLFNYEDMHEITHYFAVCHVDAPGHQEAAPPFPTGYQYPTMDELAEMLTAVLTHLNIQSVIGIGVGAGAYILTRFALNHQSLVEGLVLINIDPCAKGWMDWAASKLTGWTTNLDDIVLGHHFSSDELENNLELIQTYRLHIAQDINQENLHFFVNSYNSRRDLEIERPIIGVNETTVKTLQCSALLVVGDTSPAVDAVVECNSRLNPTNTTLLKMADCGGLPQVVQPGKLTEAFKYFVQGMGYMFRTNLPAVTMTRLARARTTSVSSVGSGDIARNQSPAVSQADAIRNRETNQE; encoded by the exons GAACATGACATTGAAACCGCGCACGGGGTGCTCCACGTGACCATGCGCGGAACTCCGAAGGGGAACAGACCCGTCATCCTGACCTACCACGACATTGGGCTCAATC ATAAATCTTGCTTCAACACATTGTTTAACTATGAGGACATGCATGAGATCACGCACTACTTTGCCGTGTGCCACGTTGATGCCCCTGGACACCAGGAAGCGGCTCCACCTTTCCCAACAGG GTACCAGTACCCAACCATGGATGAGCTGGCTGAGATGCTGACTGCAGTTCTAACCCACTTAAA CATCCAAAGTGTGATTGGAATTGGAGTTGGGGCTGGGGCCTACATCCTTACCAGATTTGCG CTGAATCACCAAAGTCTCGTTGAGGGACTTGTCCTGATCAACATTGACCCTTGCGCTAAAGGctggatggactgggctgcatcaaaG CTCACGGGATGGACCACCAACTTGGATGACATTGTGCTGGGTCATCACTTCAGCAGC GACGAGCTGGAAAATAACCTGGAGCTGATCCAGACCTATCGACTCCACATCGCCCAGGATATCAACCAGGAAAACCTGCATTTCTTCGTCAATTCATACAACAG TCGCAGAGACCTGGAAATTGAGAGACCAATCATTGGTGTTAATGAAACCACGGTTAAAACGCTGCA GTGCTCTGCCTTGCTGGTTGTTGGTGACACCTCTCCTGCCGTGGACGCTGTG GTCGAGTGTAATTCCAGACTAAACCCAACAAACACGACACTACTGAAG ATGGCAGATTGCGGAGGTCTACCACAGGTTGTCCAG CCTGGCAAGCTGACCGAAGCCTTCAAATACTTTGTGCAGGGAATGGGCTACA TGTTTCGCACTAATT TGCCAGCGGTCACCATGACCAGGCTAGCCCGGGCCAGGACCACTTCCGTATCGAGCGTGGGATCCGGCGACATCGCTCGCAACCAGTCTCCTGCCGTCAGCCAAGCCGATGCCATCAGGAACAGAGAAACAAACCAAG AGTGA